A region from the Thermanaeromonas toyohensis ToBE genome encodes:
- a CDS encoding YlmC/YmxH family sporulation protein, producing the protein MIRISELRQRDVINVVDGRRLGLIKDVELDVVEGKIKALILPGQGGKFLFFFGHNEDLVIPWEKVVKVGIDVILVENPSVLSPQHLKKLKVE; encoded by the coding sequence GTGATTAGAATCTCTGAACTCCGCCAGAGGGATGTCATCAATGTGGTGGATGGCCGTAGGCTAGGTCTTATTAAAGATGTAGAGTTGGACGTAGTGGAAGGAAAGATTAAAGCCCTCATTTTGCCAGGCCAAGGAGGTAAGTTTCTATTTTTCTTTGGCCATAATGAGGACCTGGTAATTCCTTGGGAGAAAGTGGTAAAAGTAGGCATAGATGTCATTTTAGTAGAGAATCCTAGTGTGTTATCTCCCCAGCATCTTAAAAAACTTAAGGTTGAGTAA
- the pgeF gene encoding peptidoglycan editing factor PgeF, whose translation MEGPVPFFRVSFLEGQAPVKAIFSTRQGGWSEGAYRALNLGFHVGDEYDKVLANRRLLAEVTGLPLERWVVGEQVHSAKVAVVHGQQAGSGAQEPDTSLKGVDALITGERNLVLAAFFADCVPVYLMDIKRRVIGLVHAGWKGTAHQVAARAVERMSEVFGSKGEDCWAVIGPSIGPCCYEVGPEVAESFKGLPWAGKILKSGEGGRLRLNLWEANRLTLLEVGLLPERVALAGFCTACHPDLFFSYRRFGGRTGRLAALFSWRPDGE comes from the coding sequence GTGGAGGGCCCCGTACCTTTTTTCCGTGTATCTTTCTTGGAAGGGCAAGCTCCAGTTAAAGCTATTTTTAGCACCCGTCAAGGGGGCTGGAGCGAAGGAGCATACAGGGCCCTCAATTTAGGTTTCCATGTAGGTGATGAATACGATAAGGTTTTAGCCAACCGCAGGCTTTTAGCAGAAGTTACTGGTCTTCCTTTGGAAAGGTGGGTGGTAGGAGAACAGGTCCACAGCGCAAAAGTAGCAGTGGTCCATGGGCAGCAGGCTGGAAGCGGTGCGCAGGAGCCGGACACAAGTTTAAAGGGAGTAGATGCCCTCATCACCGGGGAAAGAAATTTAGTGCTGGCAGCCTTTTTTGCGGATTGTGTCCCGGTGTATTTGATGGATATTAAAAGGCGGGTCATTGGACTAGTACATGCAGGGTGGAAGGGTACCGCCCACCAAGTGGCGGCCCGGGCTGTAGAACGCATGAGCGAGGTCTTCGGGTCTAAAGGGGAAGATTGTTGGGCGGTTATTGGTCCTTCTATAGGGCCATGCTGTTACGAAGTAGGACCGGAAGTGGCGGAAAGTTTTAAGGGTTTACCATGGGCGGGGAAGATTTTAAAGTCTGGGGAAGGTGGGCGGCTTCGCCTTAATCTTTGGGAAGCCAATCGGTTGACTCTCTTAGAAGTAGGGTTACTTCCAGAAAGGGTAGCCTTGGCGGGATTTTGTACCGCCTGCCATCCTGATCTTTTCTTTTCTTATCGCCGCTTTGGCGGGCGTACTGGCCGCCTCGCTGCCCTCTTTAGCTGGAGGCCAGACGGTGAATGA
- a CDS encoding TraR/DksA C4-type zinc finger protein, giving the protein MEKEKLDYFRRKLLALRASYEEQLESLRLGGLAHSLKDSLKELSSYDNHPADLGSELFERSKDLALRDNALIQLKKIEDALDSIRRGTYGRCKQCGREIPLERLEAAPESTLCLECREAMEGLGERHPRPIEEDVLAPPFGGITHDTSPREQPDAEDEQEYDGEDTWQELAKTTEHASEAGVGSYYGPLDLDEDRGYVEPVDGIPYFKGADGMFYKDTGAYLDDEEAPGERIIGDEGWDKLELED; this is encoded by the coding sequence ATGGAGAAAGAAAAACTAGATTATTTCCGGAGGAAACTTTTGGCCCTCCGGGCCTCCTATGAGGAACAATTAGAGTCGTTACGCTTAGGAGGGCTCGCTCACTCCCTTAAAGATTCACTAAAGGAGCTTTCTAGTTATGATAACCACCCGGCAGATTTAGGGAGCGAGCTATTTGAAAGAAGTAAGGATCTCGCCCTCCGGGATAACGCCCTCATTCAACTTAAGAAGATCGAAGATGCCCTAGACAGCATCCGGCGGGGTACTTATGGTCGCTGTAAGCAATGCGGACGCGAGATACCTTTAGAGCGATTGGAAGCTGCACCAGAAAGCACCCTCTGCCTGGAATGTCGAGAAGCTATGGAGGGGTTGGGTGAACGTCACCCGCGCCCCATTGAAGAAGATGTGCTAGCTCCTCCCTTTGGCGGAATAACCCATGATACCAGCCCTAGGGAACAGCCGGATGCTGAGGATGAACAAGAGTATGATGGTGAGGACACCTGGCAAGAGCTGGCCAAGACTACTGAGCATGCTTCCGAAGCAGGGGTAGGATCCTACTATGGCCCCTTAGATCTGGATGAGGACCGGGGATATGTGGAGCCGGTAGACGGTATCCCCTATTTTAAAGGGGCGGACGGCATGTTTTACAAAGATACCGGAGCTTACCTTGATGATGAAGAGGCTCCAGGGGAGCGGATTATCGGAGATGAAGGTTGGGATAAATTAGAGTTAGAGGATTAA
- a CDS encoding HlyD family efflux transporter periplasmic adaptor subunit: MKIRRLFPALVGLAFLSVMIYQGGLGLVKLVAWRALSTERPLPGSLEKTTHLKALVIREEIVLTAPAGGILKRVVPEAERVAAGGTIAQIKLAGVASGDTGIRSITAPFAGQVCYHPDGLENVLRPGIWEKMSYHNIFSLTSKATQFSPGETVQAGEPLIRLVNNLHPLFLYIVVDEVPPEWKLQKQVSLLWPGQEDRLKLKVANLYMVDNRAVLVLRLDNWGNEWLDKRLVELEAVVERYPGFILPRQALVTLPDGSKGVYVLSGREVRFQEVQVVGMVGDKMSVKGVNPNVEVVINPFWTRWL; this comes from the coding sequence ATGAAAATTCGCCGACTTTTCCCTGCCCTTGTTGGGTTGGCTTTTTTAAGTGTTATGATCTATCAGGGAGGGTTAGGACTAGTTAAGCTGGTCGCCTGGCGGGCTCTTTCTACTGAGCGACCGCTCCCTGGCTCATTGGAGAAAACTACCCACCTTAAAGCGTTAGTTATCCGGGAAGAGATCGTTCTTACTGCACCAGCAGGAGGAATTTTGAAGCGGGTGGTACCCGAGGCCGAAAGGGTGGCCGCAGGTGGAACCATAGCCCAAATTAAGCTCGCCGGTGTAGCAAGTGGAGATACAGGGATTAGAAGCATTACAGCCCCCTTCGCCGGCCAGGTGTGCTACCACCCTGATGGCCTGGAAAATGTCCTTCGGCCGGGTATATGGGAAAAAATGTCCTACCATAATATTTTTTCTTTAACCTCAAAAGCCACCCAATTTAGCCCTGGAGAAACAGTGCAGGCTGGTGAGCCCTTAATCCGCCTAGTTAACAACCTGCATCCCCTCTTTTTATATATTGTAGTGGACGAGGTACCCCCAGAGTGGAAGCTTCAAAAGCAGGTGAGTTTGCTTTGGCCTGGCCAGGAAGATAGGCTAAAGCTTAAAGTGGCTAACCTTTACATGGTGGATAACCGCGCAGTACTGGTTTTACGCCTAGATAACTGGGGTAACGAATGGTTAGACAAACGCCTGGTGGAGCTAGAAGCAGTGGTAGAGCGCTATCCAGGATTTATCCTACCGCGACAAGCTCTAGTTACCCTCCCGGATGGCTCTAAAGGGGTTTATGTATTATCAGGAAGGGAAGTACGTTTCCAGGAAGTGCAAGTAGTGGGTATGGTAGGGGATAAAATGAGCGTAAAAGGTGTAAACCCTAACGTAGAAGTAGTCATCAACCCTTTCTGGACGCGCTGGTTGTAA
- a CDS encoding cell division protein SepF → MGKIWETLLNWLGYEPEEEEREAPPVEVPPLPKPGKVVGLPTARGAMRLVVVQPQSYEQGAALAENLKNYRPVIVNLEKMNPEEARRLVDFLSGAAFALGGQVRKVSHGIFLFTPSNIDLSGDQELKSTSGPLFWDINSSGGRR, encoded by the coding sequence ATGGGCAAAATATGGGAAACTTTGCTTAATTGGCTGGGTTATGAGCCGGAGGAAGAGGAAAGGGAGGCCCCTCCAGTAGAAGTCCCCCCTTTACCCAAGCCAGGTAAGGTGGTAGGGTTACCTACCGCCCGGGGAGCGATGCGCCTGGTAGTAGTGCAGCCTCAATCATATGAGCAGGGGGCTGCCCTAGCCGAAAATCTCAAAAACTACCGGCCGGTAATAGTTAACCTGGAGAAGATGAATCCTGAAGAGGCGCGGCGCCTGGTGGATTTTTTGAGTGGGGCTGCCTTTGCCCTGGGCGGTCAAGTACGCAAAGTCAGCCACGGTATCTTCCTTTTTACACCTAGCAACATCGACTTAAGCGGCGACCAAGAGCTTAAATCCACCAGTGGACCTCTCTTCTGGGATATAAATTCTTCTGGGGGAAGAAGATAA
- a CDS encoding DUF5665 domain-containing protein has translation MDDYRPGTKKLVEKIEELTWALEKASLAEWIELYRRPVRLVYLNFIAGIARGLGIALGVTVLGTIIIYMVRELALQNLPLIGKLIAEIVRMVQKEIYVY, from the coding sequence ATGGATGATTATAGGCCGGGGACAAAAAAACTAGTGGAAAAGATAGAGGAGCTTACCTGGGCACTGGAAAAGGCCAGTTTGGCTGAATGGATAGAACTTTACCGCCGGCCGGTTCGTCTGGTCTACCTTAATTTTATTGCTGGTATAGCGCGGGGTTTAGGTATAGCCTTAGGGGTAACTGTATTAGGAACCATTATCATTTATATGGTAAGGGAGTTAGCTCTGCAAAACCTCCCCCTCATTGGTAAACTCATTGCTGAAATTGTGCGTATGGTCCAGAAGGAAATATATGTCTATTGA
- a CDS encoding YggS family pyridoxal phosphate-dependent enzyme gives MSGLKENIEQVLERIARAASKVGRSLEEITLVAVTKTVPPELIREAVALGLKDLGENRVQELLKKQPLLADLEINWHLIGHLQRNKVKYVWNRVKLIHSLDSLELARELDKRAGSAGGEVNVLVEVNVAQESTKFGLLVEQVPSFLKEAVGFEHLRILGLMTVAPLVDDPEEVRPVFRRLRELAKEVEALRLPRVEMRYLSMGMSNDFEVAIEEGANMVRIGTAIFGPRE, from the coding sequence GTGTCTGGACTTAAAGAGAATATAGAACAAGTCCTAGAACGCATAGCTCGGGCGGCAAGTAAAGTAGGGCGTAGTCTCGAAGAAATAACCCTGGTAGCTGTTACTAAAACAGTTCCACCAGAACTCATAAGGGAAGCCGTAGCCTTGGGATTAAAGGATTTAGGGGAAAACCGTGTGCAGGAGCTACTAAAAAAACAGCCCCTCCTGGCCGACTTAGAAATCAACTGGCATCTTATAGGGCACCTACAGCGTAATAAGGTCAAATATGTCTGGAATAGGGTGAAACTTATCCATTCTTTGGACAGTCTAGAACTAGCCCGTGAACTGGACAAGCGGGCAGGAAGCGCTGGAGGAGAGGTCAACGTTTTAGTGGAAGTCAATGTGGCCCAGGAAAGTACCAAGTTCGGACTTCTGGTGGAACAGGTCCCCTCTTTCCTGAAGGAAGCGGTGGGGTTTGAGCACTTGCGCATCCTGGGCTTAATGACGGTAGCTCCCTTGGTCGATGATCCAGAAGAAGTAAGACCTGTTTTCAGGCGTTTACGGGAACTGGCTAAGGAGGTAGAAGCCCTACGGTTACCCAGAGTAGAGATGCGGTACTTGTCTATGGGTATGAGCAATGATTTCGAAGTAGCCATTGAAGAAGGAGCTAATATGGTGCGCATAGGTACGGCCATTTTTGGTCCGCGGGAATAG
- a CDS encoding YggT family protein — MISLATVIKVALEILQWLIVARVLLSFIPHNPRHPVLIFIYDMTEPILGFFRRLLPATSLPLDFSPLVAILVIQLLEHFIS, encoded by the coding sequence ATGATATCCCTAGCCACTGTGATAAAGGTAGCCTTAGAAATTTTACAGTGGTTGATTGTGGCCCGGGTCCTTCTATCCTTTATCCCCCATAATCCCCGCCACCCGGTTCTAATTTTTATTTATGATATGACTGAACCTATACTTGGATTTTTCCGCCGCCTTCTGCCGGCTACCTCCTTGCCCTTAGATTTTTCCCCGCTGGTAGCCATTTTAGTAATCCAGCTCTTGGAACATTTTATAAGTTAA
- a CDS encoding DivIVA domain-containing protein, which yields MVLTPLDINKKEFRRSFRGYSCPEVDEFLEQLLRDYTQVFRENQELRDKVLRLQEELERFTRLENTLKETLVVAQRAAEETRENARRESEALLKETEAKAQEIMNQALNKVAEAERRLASLEEQARTFKTRLRSFLLAQLKLLESEIDTLPVEAPEKDGSEGTTA from the coding sequence ATGGTTCTCACACCTTTGGATATAAATAAAAAAGAATTCCGCCGTTCTTTCCGCGGCTATTCCTGCCCCGAAGTAGACGAATTCCTGGAGCAGCTTTTAAGGGACTATACCCAGGTCTTCCGGGAAAACCAAGAACTCAGGGATAAGGTATTACGCTTGCAGGAAGAATTGGAGCGGTTTACCCGCCTAGAGAATACTTTAAAAGAAACCCTGGTCGTGGCCCAAAGGGCAGCGGAAGAGACCAGGGAAAACGCCAGGCGAGAATCCGAAGCCCTTTTAAAGGAAACTGAGGCCAAGGCCCAGGAAATTATGAATCAGGCTTTAAATAAAGTGGCCGAGGCTGAACGGCGCCTGGCTTCTTTAGAGGAGCAGGCCCGCACCTTTAAAACCCGTTTACGTTCTTTCTTGCTGGCCCAGCTTAAGCTCTTAGAAAGCGAAATTGATACTTTACCGGTTGAAGCACCAGAAAAAGATGGGAGCGAGGGAACTACCGCATAA
- the sigG gene encoding RNA polymerase sporulation sigma factor SigG yields MMINKVEICGVNTSKLPLLTNEEMRELFKRMRAGDSGAREKLIQGNLRLVLSVIQRFTNRGEFVDDLFQVGCIGLMKAIDNFDLEQNVKFSTYAVPMIIGEIRRYLRDNNPIRVSRSLRDVAYRALQARDALVNKYAREPSVGEIAQEINLPPEEVILALDAIQEPVSLFEPIYHDGGDPIYVMDQIGDEKNHDTNWLESIAVREALNKLSERERLILSLRFFEGKTQMEVAEEIGISQAQVSRLEKAALNHMRKYI; encoded by the coding sequence ATGATGATTAACAAAGTAGAGATCTGCGGGGTAAATACCTCCAAGCTTCCCCTGCTCACCAATGAGGAAATGCGTGAGCTTTTTAAGCGGATGCGAGCTGGTGATTCTGGTGCCCGGGAGAAACTTATCCAAGGGAATCTTAGGTTGGTTTTAAGCGTGATTCAGCGCTTTACCAACCGGGGGGAATTTGTAGACGATCTGTTTCAAGTGGGGTGTATTGGCCTTATGAAGGCTATTGATAATTTTGATTTAGAACAGAACGTCAAGTTTTCTACTTATGCAGTACCCATGATTATTGGAGAGATCCGGCGATATCTGAGGGATAATAATCCCATTCGTGTAAGTCGATCTTTAAGAGACGTAGCTTACCGGGCCCTCCAGGCTAGGGATGCCTTAGTAAACAAGTATGCCCGGGAGCCTTCGGTGGGTGAGATTGCCCAGGAGATCAATCTTCCCCCAGAAGAAGTGATCTTGGCTTTGGATGCCATCCAGGAACCGGTTTCCCTTTTTGAACCCATTTATCATGATGGCGGAGATCCTATCTACGTCATGGATCAAATAGGGGATGAGAAAAACCATGACACTAATTGGTTAGAAAGCATCGCTGTGAGGGAAGCGCTAAATAAATTGAGCGAAAGAGAAAGGCTTATCCTTTCCCTTCGCTTTTTTGAAGGGAAAACCCAAATGGAAGTAGCCGAGGAGATAGGTATTTCCCAGGCCCAGGTTTCCCGCTTGGAAAAGGCAGCCTTAAACCATATGCGTAAATATATTTAA
- the proC gene encoding pyrroline-5-carboxylate reductase → MEQTIGFIGAGAMGGALIAGLVKSGLVSPEKIFAYDICLERLENLKKDYGIRVVANAQSLVEKAGIVILAVKPQNLPEAVQGLNFKPSHLIISIAAGISLKQLMSWLGEELAIIRAVPNTPALVGEGITVLAANPVVTPEQRERALTIFGSVGRALMLPEEQLNAVTGLSGSGPAYAYLMIEALADGGVRCGLPRDVAVQLAAQTLLGAARMVLLTGEHPAVLKDRVTSPGGTTIAGLEVLERRAVRGALMEAVKAGAERARALSEEQA, encoded by the coding sequence ATGGAACAGACCATCGGTTTTATCGGGGCAGGAGCTATGGGAGGTGCCCTGATAGCGGGATTAGTTAAAAGCGGCCTCGTCTCTCCAGAAAAAATTTTCGCCTACGATATATGCCTAGAACGCTTGGAAAACCTTAAAAAGGATTATGGAATACGGGTGGTAGCTAATGCTCAGTCGCTGGTAGAGAAGGCAGGGATAGTAATCCTGGCAGTAAAACCCCAGAACCTGCCGGAAGCGGTGCAAGGGCTAAATTTTAAACCTTCCCACCTTATCATTTCTATAGCGGCGGGCATTTCCCTAAAGCAGCTTATGAGTTGGCTAGGAGAGGAACTGGCCATCATACGTGCTGTCCCTAATACCCCTGCCCTAGTGGGCGAAGGTATAACCGTCCTGGCGGCTAACCCAGTAGTGACTCCAGAGCAGAGAGAAAGGGCTTTAACCATTTTTGGTTCTGTAGGACGAGCCTTGATGTTACCGGAAGAACAGCTTAACGCCGTCACCGGTTTAAGCGGTAGCGGGCCGGCTTATGCCTACCTTATGATCGAAGCCCTGGCTGATGGGGGGGTACGGTGTGGGCTTCCCCGGGACGTAGCTGTACAACTAGCCGCCCAGACACTCTTAGGTGCCGCCCGGATGGTTCTCCTAACCGGGGAGCATCCTGCTGTGCTTAAGGATAGAGTAACCTCGCCAGGAGGTACTACCATAGCCGGGTTAGAGGTATTGGAGAGGCGGGCAGTACGGGGGGCTCTTATGGAAGCTGTAAAGGCGGGGGCTGAACGGGCCAGGGCCTTAAGCGAGGAGCAGGCGTGA
- the ileS gene encoding isoleucine--tRNA ligase, with the protein MDYSKTLNLPKTDFPMRANLPEREPQILKFWEEKGLYKAVQEANRGKPKFILHDGPPYANGDIHLGHTLNKILKDIIVKYRSMSGYDAPYVPGWDTHGLPIEQQAIKNLGLDRRQVDVLEFRRRCREYALKYVEIQREQFKRLGVRGDWEHPYLTLEPEYEAIQIGIFGEMAKKGYIYKGRKPVYWCTDCETALAEAEVEYEEKRSPSIYVKFPVVDGRGLLEPGTTYVVIWTTTPWTLPANVAIALHPEANYLVVEVGEEKLLWAEALHERVVELLGLREHRILGRFRGIELEGVICRNPLMDRESLVILGEHVTMDQGTGCVHTAPGHGLEDFEIGQRYKLPVLSPLDDQGRFTAEAPQFQGLFVEEANKEIVKELERKGVLLQFGFITHQYPHCWRCKQPVIFRATEQWFASIDGFRQEALEAIRQVKWIPAWGEERIYRMVAERSDWCISRQRSWGVPIPIFYCHHCGKEIINDTTIKHLQGLFRQYGSDVWFAREAAELVPPGLACPECGSQEFRKETDIMDVWFDSGSSHAAVLESRPELSWPADLYLEGSDQYRGWFNSSLSTAVATRGQAPYRAVLTHGFLVDEEGRKMSKSLGNGIDPADVIKIMGADILRLWVASSDYRRDVAASFNIFRQVVDAYRKIRNTFRFLLGNLYDFDPERDAVPYHQMLELDRFILVKLQRLIEKVTRAYEEYEFHVVYHAIYNFCVTDLSATYLDILKDRLYTWEAKSLGRRSAQTALYQILDVLVRLLTPILAFTTEEVWQHLPGSNKPWSVQLCSWPSLKKEYLDEELEAKWDKVFKIREEVNRGLEQARREQGLGNSLNACVHLYPDEKLYSFLKPLEEELPTAFIVSQVVLHKPGEKAPEEGGVEAIEVEGLKIYVEPASGRKCERCWRVSEEVGGEATYPDLCPRCVAVLRTLESTCDESLSPGALG; encoded by the coding sequence ATGGATTATAGTAAAACCTTGAACTTACCGAAGACCGACTTTCCCATGCGGGCCAACCTTCCCGAAAGGGAACCTCAGATTTTAAAATTTTGGGAAGAGAAGGGCCTCTACAAGGCAGTACAGGAGGCTAACCGGGGCAAACCCAAATTTATCCTTCACGACGGCCCTCCCTACGCTAATGGAGACATACACTTAGGACATACTCTGAATAAGATTTTAAAGGACATTATTGTGAAGTATCGCTCCATGTCCGGTTATGATGCTCCTTATGTCCCCGGTTGGGATACTCATGGGTTGCCTATAGAACAGCAGGCCATTAAAAATTTGGGGTTAGACCGTCGCCAGGTGGATGTATTGGAGTTCCGCAGGCGCTGCCGGGAATACGCCTTAAAATATGTTGAGATTCAGCGGGAACAATTTAAGCGCCTGGGAGTACGGGGAGACTGGGAACATCCCTACCTCACCCTAGAGCCGGAATACGAGGCCATCCAGATCGGCATTTTTGGAGAGATGGCTAAAAAAGGCTATATTTATAAGGGTCGTAAGCCGGTATATTGGTGCACGGATTGTGAGACAGCCCTGGCTGAAGCGGAAGTAGAGTATGAAGAGAAGCGTTCACCATCCATTTATGTAAAGTTTCCCGTGGTGGATGGCCGGGGTCTTCTTGAACCTGGTACAACTTACGTAGTTATTTGGACCACCACCCCTTGGACTCTACCTGCTAATGTAGCCATTGCTTTGCACCCGGAAGCGAATTACCTTGTAGTAGAGGTAGGAGAAGAAAAGCTCCTTTGGGCGGAAGCGTTACATGAGAGGGTAGTGGAGCTTTTAGGATTAAGAGAACACCGTATCTTAGGCCGGTTCCGTGGGATCGAGCTAGAAGGGGTGATATGCCGCAATCCCCTCATGGACCGGGAATCGCTGGTTATCCTTGGGGAACACGTTACCATGGATCAGGGGACAGGCTGCGTGCATACAGCCCCTGGTCACGGTTTAGAGGACTTTGAAATAGGCCAGCGCTATAAGCTCCCAGTGCTTTCTCCCCTGGATGATCAGGGCCGTTTTACCGCTGAAGCACCCCAGTTCCAAGGGCTTTTCGTGGAGGAGGCTAATAAAGAAATAGTTAAAGAGCTGGAAAGGAAAGGGGTTCTACTACAATTTGGGTTTATCACCCACCAGTATCCCCATTGCTGGCGTTGCAAGCAACCTGTAATTTTCCGGGCTACGGAACAGTGGTTTGCCTCCATAGATGGTTTCCGACAAGAAGCCCTAGAGGCCATCCGGCAGGTGAAGTGGATCCCAGCCTGGGGAGAAGAACGTATTTACCGGATGGTGGCGGAGCGGAGCGACTGGTGTATTTCCCGCCAGCGAAGCTGGGGCGTCCCTATACCTATTTTCTATTGCCACCATTGTGGTAAAGAAATTATAAACGATACCACTATAAAGCACCTTCAAGGCTTGTTCCGCCAGTATGGTTCAGATGTGTGGTTTGCCCGGGAAGCGGCGGAACTGGTTCCCCCAGGACTTGCCTGCCCAGAGTGTGGAAGCCAGGAGTTCCGCAAAGAAACCGATATTATGGATGTGTGGTTTGATTCTGGCTCCAGCCATGCTGCAGTTTTAGAAAGCCGTCCAGAACTTTCCTGGCCTGCTGATTTATACCTGGAGGGAAGCGACCAGTACCGCGGCTGGTTTAATTCCTCCCTTTCCACTGCAGTAGCTACCCGGGGGCAGGCGCCTTATCGGGCGGTCCTTACCCATGGTTTCCTGGTGGATGAAGAAGGCCGGAAGATGTCCAAGTCCTTAGGCAACGGCATTGACCCGGCAGATGTTATTAAGATTATGGGTGCAGATATCTTACGGTTATGGGTCGCTTCTTCTGACTATCGCCGTGATGTGGCGGCCTCCTTTAATATTTTTCGCCAGGTGGTAGATGCCTACCGGAAGATCCGCAACACTTTCCGCTTCCTTTTGGGGAATCTATATGACTTTGACCCCGAGCGGGACGCGGTACCTTACCACCAGATGCTAGAACTTGATCGCTTTATTCTGGTAAAACTACAGCGGTTGATAGAAAAGGTTACCCGGGCCTATGAGGAATATGAGTTTCATGTTGTCTACCACGCTATATACAACTTCTGTGTAACAGATTTGAGTGCCACCTACTTGGATATCTTAAAAGACCGCCTTTATACATGGGAAGCAAAATCCCTTGGCCGGCGCTCTGCGCAAACCGCTCTATATCAAATATTAGATGTCCTAGTGCGTCTACTTACACCCATTTTAGCTTTTACCACGGAAGAGGTATGGCAACACCTGCCCGGGTCTAATAAGCCTTGGAGCGTACAGCTTTGCTCCTGGCCTTCCCTTAAAAAGGAGTATTTAGATGAGGAACTGGAGGCCAAGTGGGATAAGGTATTTAAGATACGAGAGGAAGTTAATCGGGGTTTGGAGCAGGCCCGGCGGGAACAAGGGCTGGGTAATTCTTTAAATGCCTGTGTACATTTATATCCAGATGAAAAGCTATATAGTTTCCTTAAGCCCTTGGAAGAGGAACTTCCTACAGCCTTTATAGTTTCCCAGGTTGTTTTACACAAACCTGGCGAAAAGGCACCCGAAGAAGGCGGTGTAGAGGCTATCGAGGTAGAGGGACTAAAGATTTACGTAGAGCCAGCTTCCGGCCGCAAATGCGAGAGGTGCTGGAGAGTCAGCGAAGAAGTAGGGGGGGAGGCTACCTATCCAGACCTCTGCCCAAGGTGCGTGGCGGTGTTACGCACGCTTGAGTCTACCTGTGATGAAAGTTTATCTCCTGGGGCTCTAGGGTAA
- the spoIIR gene encoding stage II sporulation protein R, with protein sequence MPLSFRTTRPNTLIRLHVIANSDTLKDQELKLKVRDAIIQEARKRLVEVQEVEEARRWLAGNLASLAKVAEAQIKKEGYPYSVRVQLGDFNFPTRSYGRWVLPAGEYEALRLIIGEGKGENWWCILFPPLCLVDVAEGRLSHEVMAWPEDSLPNTPVELRFKILEVLRASTQRLASLWW encoded by the coding sequence ATGCCTTTATCTTTTCGTACTACCCGACCTAATACCCTTATCCGACTTCACGTCATTGCTAATAGCGATACCCTTAAAGACCAGGAACTCAAGCTTAAGGTACGTGACGCTATTATACAGGAAGCGAGGAAAAGGCTAGTAGAGGTACAGGAGGTAGAAGAAGCTCGTAGGTGGTTGGCTGGAAATCTGGCTAGCCTGGCTAAAGTTGCGGAGGCGCAGATTAAGAAGGAAGGATATCCCTACTCTGTACGGGTTCAACTGGGTGATTTTAATTTTCCCACCCGTTCCTATGGCCGGTGGGTCTTGCCTGCGGGTGAGTATGAAGCTCTACGTCTAATAATAGGTGAGGGAAAGGGAGAAAACTGGTGGTGTATCCTTTTTCCGCCCCTTTGCCTAGTAGACGTAGCGGAAGGCAGGCTAAGTCATGAGGTCATGGCCTGGCCTGAAGATAGCTTACCTAACACACCCGTAGAGTTACGTTTTAAAATCCTAGAAGTTTTGCGGGCTTCTACCCAGCGCCTGGCTTCCCTCTGGTGGTAA